The Anopheles merus strain MAF chromosome 2L, AmerM5.1, whole genome shotgun sequence genome has a segment encoding these proteins:
- the LOC121594061 gene encoding DE-cadherin-like isoform X2: protein MKPFKLIVIFMIVSFCINAHAANIQAKNEAENDTISLTVDSIYIPLFTKIPSAPIALNETYDQFNTAIAELEANTNLNDGTNIIFDLVLDNDAIPNIQNTFILEQVNNTAYIKLGGKLDYEKVQEYRITVRAMNVKGLKAEAVVLIKILDENDNIPEITGNLNGVILEHEPAGTFVMQVKAHDNDGTSSHNIVSYRLEGTARQYFHIDSKTGNITSLVEFDREAKDIYPVTVIVEDNSPSVLFNNGKPNSAVKQLFIRVLDKNDHPPRFDEQYYEVNNIPEDADINTSVIKVKAMDMDKDPKIKYSIIENNIGKAFKIDEDTGLISVNKKLDYESIQEYDLVVQAYDGRFKSTTNVWIQIKNLNDIAPQILTLTNVTIKENTIPLDCIANLWAYDPDIENFEYPQNIQYALPKEHQHLLSIDDKGCLKLLQPLDRDPPHGQEVIQINITITDENGKGRTVMETVYIFVEDINDNAPQLTNRMPVVWSENRPSAMITKLTAKDADGEHNGPPFFYSVDPDAPTEIKNRFQTVGDELYSLVEFDREQQKQYLVPILIRDSGHKPMSAVSKLLVVIGDKNDNEMQMGQSHILVNNYEGKLADTQLGRVYVSDPDDWDVSDKMFLWDEMTPETNRKLFKLNFNTGMITMIKGTPEGIYNLAFTVIEESSYFPRHNVSVRVTVTVKNISAKTVNQSGSIRFYNVTAETFISQTLGELNTPMYRLQQSIASILDTSPDQVDIFTINNRKLARGAFLDVFFTVDDTIYTSSEVLNAVLSLHLRQLEEDVGYRIVTVGIDECIEKGHTCTQTCKNKVLKTAKPIVVNTNTSSFVGMTTLVQAQCIPQIESSLVACFNGGTFQNGKCNCPMGFEGSLCEKLDICFDGSGYAIYPSINSGNVNNISIELLPRHKDGLVFYMGPLKYDPSLKTSPFLALEINDGSSVSTTAVIGGYLPPSISSSLRAVTQVKSVVNQSPKRD, encoded by the exons ATGAAACCGTTTAAGCTGATTGTAATCTTCATGATTGTATCATTCTGCATCAATGCGCATGCAGCAAATATTCAAGCCAAGAATGAAGCTGAAAATGACACAATAAGTCTCACCGTCGACTCGATTTATATTCCCTTGTTTACCAAGATTCCATCAGCGCCCATCGCACTCAATGAAACATACGACCAATTCAATACAGCAATAGCCGAACTTGAGGCAAATACGAATTTAAATGATGGAACAAATATTATATTTGATCTCGTTCTAGATAATGATGCCATACCTAACATACAAAATACATTTATCTTAGAGCAGGTCAATAACACCGCATACATAAAGCTGGGAGGCAAACTTGACTATGAAAAGGTGCAAGAATATAGAATCACGGTACGAGCAATGAATGTAAAGGGCTTGAAGGCAGAAGCAGTGGTTCTAATCAAGATCCTGGACGAGAACGATAATATTCCAGAGATCACAGGAAACCTTAATGGAGTTATACTGGAGCACGAGCCAGCAGGCACGTTTGTGATGCAAGTAAAGGCACATGATAATGACGGGACATCGAGCCACAACATCGTATCATACCGACTCGAAGGAACTGCTCGACAGTATTTCCACATTGACAGTAAAACTGGCAACATTACGTCATTGGTGGAGTTCGATCGTGAGGCGAAGGATATTTATCCTGTAACTGTGATTGTCGAAGATAACTCACCGTCCGTGCTGTTCAATAATGGAAAGCCAAACAGTGCGGTAAAACAGTTGTTCATAAGAGTTTTGGACAAAAACGATCATCCACCACGGTTTGATGAACAATACTACGAGGTGAACAACATACCAGAAGACGCTGACATCAATACAAGTGTTATCAAGGTGAAGGCAATGGATATGGACAAAGATCCCAAGATTAAATACAGCATAATAGAGAATAACATTGGAAAGGCATTTAAGATCGATGAGGACACCGGACTTATTTCAGTTAACAAAAAGCTCGACTATGAATCGATTCAAGAATACGATTTAGTCGTGCAGGCCTATGACGGCCGTTTTAAAAGCACAACCAACGTATggattcaaataaaaaatctgaATGACATTGCACCGCAAATTTTGACCTTAACAAACGTCACGATCAAGGAAAACACCATTCCTTTGGATTGTATTGCAAATTTGTGGGCCTATGATCCAGACATCGAGAATTTCGAGTACCCACAAAACATACAATATGCACTTCCCAAAGAACACCAGCACCTCTTAAGCATCGACGACAAAGGATGTCTTAAACTGCTCCAGCCTCTTGATCGTGATCCTCCACATGGGCAAGAAGTGATACAAATCAATATTACCATTACAGATGAAAATGGTAAGGGAAGAACGGTGATGGAAACAGTTTACATCTTCGTTGAAGACATTAACGACAACGCGCCCCAGCTCACCAATAGAATGCCAGTTGTGTGGAGTGAGAACCGCCCTTCAGCCATGATCACGAAGCTGACTGCAAAAGACGCTGATGGAGAGCACAATGGACCGCCGTTCTTCTACAGTGTTGATCCCGATGCCCCAACCGAAATCAAAAATCGCTTCCAGACTGTAGGTGATGAGCTGTATTCATTGGTGGAGTTTGATCGGGAGCAGCAGAAACAATACTTGGTACCGATACTGATTCGAGACTCGGGTCACAAACCGATGAGCGCCGTCAGCAAACTGTTGGTGGTGATTGGTGACAAAAATGACAACGAAATGCAAATGGGCCAGAGCCACATTCTCGTCAACAATTACGAAGGCAAGCTTGCAGATACGCAGTTAGGACGAGTGTATGTCAGCGATCCAGATGATTGGGATGTATCAGACAAGATGTTTCTTTGGGATGAGATGACGCCCGAGACGAATAGGAAGCTCTTCAAGCTCAACTTCAACACCGGTATGATCACGATGATAAAAGGCACACCCGAAGGAATATACAATCTAGCGTTCACTGTGATTGAAGAATCATCCTATTTTCCACGCCACAACGTATCTGTTCGAGTGACGGTGACAGTGAAGAATATCTCGGCGAAAACAGTCAACCAGAGTGGATCGATTCGCTTCTACAATGTAACTGCTGAGACATTCATATCTCAGACACTGGGTGAGCTCAACACTCCCATGTATCGACTTCAGCAAAGCATTGCAAGCATTCTGGATACCAGCCCAGATCAGGTGGACATATTCACGATCAACAATCGTAAGCTTGCCCGGGGTGCATTCTTGGACGTGTTCTTTACAGTAGATGATACTATTTACACATCGTCAGAGGTCTTAAATGCAGTGTTAAGTTTGCATCTACGCCAATTGGAGGAAGACGTCGGGTATCGGATTGTGACGGTTGGTATCGATGAGTGCATCGAGAAAGGACATACATGTACACAGACATGCAAGAACAAGGTCcttaaaacagcaaaaccaaTCGTAGTGAACACCAACACTAGCTCGTTTGTGGGAATGACCACATTGGTGCAAGCACAATGCATCCCACAGATAGAATCTTCGCTAGTAGCATGCTTCAACGGTGGCACTTTCCAGAATGGTAAATGTAATTGTCCCATGGGGTTCGAAGGTTCCCTGTGTGAGAAATTGGACATCTGTTTTGATGGAAGTGGGTATGCAATCTATCCATCGATCAACAGTGGCAACGTAAACAACATCAGCATTGAGTTATTGCCCCGACATAAAGACGGGTTGGTATTCTACATGGGTCCTCTGAAGTATGACCCATCTTTGAAGACATCACCTTTTCTGGCATTAGAAATCAACGATG GATCTTCTGTTTCAACAACTGCTGTAATTGGTGGATACTTGCCTCCGTCTATAAGCTCAAGCCTCCGAGCTGTGACTCAAGTCAAATCAGTTGTAAATCAGTCACCCAAACGAGATTGA